One window of the Streptomyces sp. ITFR-21 genome contains the following:
- a CDS encoding NUDIX hydrolase, with the protein MSGTAAAPHDAAAGRRRVARVVLLDPADRILLMHGFEPADPSLNWWFTPGGGVEGAETLEEAARREVAEETGISRLSLGPVLWRRTASFPFDGRAWEQDEWYFLGRTETLDVDTGGHTDLERRSVDGLRWWSCEELLGTRETVYPIRLAGLLRTLLDEGPPLSPILLGTERG; encoded by the coding sequence GTGAGCGGTACGGCCGCGGCGCCGCACGACGCGGCTGCCGGGCGCCGCCGGGTCGCCCGGGTGGTGCTGCTGGATCCCGCCGACAGGATTCTGCTGATGCACGGCTTCGAACCGGCCGATCCCTCGCTGAACTGGTGGTTCACCCCCGGCGGCGGGGTGGAGGGCGCGGAGACCCTGGAAGAGGCGGCGCGGCGGGAGGTCGCGGAGGAGACCGGCATCAGCCGGCTGAGCCTCGGCCCGGTGCTGTGGCGGCGCACCGCGTCCTTCCCGTTCGACGGTCGGGCCTGGGAGCAGGACGAATGGTATTTCCTGGGCCGTACCGAGACCCTCGACGTGGACACCGGCGGACACACCGACCTCGAGCGCCGCAGCGTCGACGGTCTGCGGTGGTGGTCGTGCGAGGAACTTCTCGGTACTCGTGAGACGGTGTATCCGATCAGGCTCGCCGGGCTGCTGCGTACGCTGCTCGACGAAGGCCCCCCGCTATCTCCGATCCTCCTGGGCACGGAGCGCGGCTGA
- the pyrH gene encoding UMP kinase, with the protein MDDGTDQPRADQTRTTDTGTRKGAAHRRRYLLKLSGEAFAGGGGLGVDPDTVHAIAREIAAVVRDGYEIALVVGGGNFFRGAELQQRGMDRARSDYMGMLGTVMNCLALQDFLEKEGIETRVQTAITMGQVAEPYIPLRAVRHLEKGRVVIFGAGMGMPYFSTDTTAAQRALEIEAAAMLMGKNGVDGVYDSDPKLNPDAVKFDALEYSEVIARDLRVADLTAITLCQDNKLPILVFELLAEGNIARAVRGEKIGTLVNDQGTRA; encoded by the coding sequence ATGGACGACGGCACCGACCAGCCCCGAGCCGACCAGACCCGCACCACCGACACGGGCACCCGCAAGGGTGCCGCGCACCGCCGCCGCTACCTGCTGAAGCTGTCCGGAGAGGCGTTCGCCGGAGGAGGGGGCCTCGGCGTCGACCCCGACACCGTGCACGCCATCGCGCGGGAGATCGCCGCGGTCGTCCGGGACGGCTACGAGATCGCGCTCGTCGTCGGCGGCGGCAACTTCTTCCGCGGCGCCGAGCTCCAGCAGCGCGGCATGGACCGGGCCCGCTCGGACTACATGGGGATGCTCGGCACGGTGATGAACTGCCTGGCCCTCCAGGACTTCCTGGAGAAGGAGGGCATCGAGACCCGGGTGCAGACCGCGATCACCATGGGCCAGGTCGCCGAGCCGTACATCCCGCTGCGCGCCGTCCGGCACCTCGAAAAGGGGCGGGTGGTGATCTTCGGCGCCGGGATGGGCATGCCGTACTTCTCCACCGACACCACCGCCGCCCAGCGGGCCCTGGAGATCGAGGCCGCGGCGATGCTGATGGGCAAGAACGGCGTCGACGGGGTCTACGACTCCGACCCGAAGCTCAACCCGGACGCGGTGAAGTTCGACGCCCTGGAGTACAGCGAGGTCATCGCCCGCGACCTGCGGGTCGCCGACCTCACCGCGATCACCCTCTGCCAGGACAACAAACTGCCGATCCTCGTCTTCGAGCTGCTCGCCGAGGGCAACATCGCCCGAGCCGTCAGGGGTGAGAAGATCGGCACGCTGGTCAACGACCAGGGCACCCGGGCGTGA
- a CDS encoding M23 family metallopeptidase, with product MTFTATWPAVLAVTAALLTTAPGAPARRPAGALPSAGAPRPAAVPHGPRASAAPAAGCAADRCWPVAGPGPRGRPLVLRAFAPPAAPWAAGHRGVDLRAGRGIPVRAAAPGRVAFTGPVGGIPVVVLRHPGGLRTTYEPVRGALPVGAPVAAGRPVGVLTGALPHCPAGCLHWGLLAGDTYLDPLSLLPAALRRAGPSRLLPLRGEAPGQGLSRASARVEERGPVACPCEAEVGGDAVCRRPTRPRQASAPDPRRREDPNDGP from the coding sequence ATGACCTTCACGGCAACGTGGCCGGCCGTCCTCGCGGTGACCGCGGCCCTCCTGACCACGGCCCCGGGCGCCCCCGCCCGCCGCCCGGCCGGCGCCCTGCCCTCGGCCGGCGCCCCGCGCCCTGCCGCCGTCCCGCACGGGCCGCGCGCCTCCGCCGCCCCGGCCGCGGGGTGCGCGGCCGACCGCTGCTGGCCGGTGGCGGGACCGGGCCCACGGGGCCGCCCGCTCGTCCTGCGCGCCTTCGCCCCGCCCGCGGCCCCGTGGGCGGCCGGCCACCGCGGTGTCGACCTGCGGGCCGGCCGCGGCATCCCGGTGCGCGCCGCCGCTCCCGGCCGCGTCGCCTTCACCGGACCGGTCGGCGGCATCCCCGTCGTCGTCCTCCGGCATCCGGGCGGCCTGCGCACCACCTACGAACCCGTCCGGGGCGCTCTTCCCGTCGGCGCCCCTGTCGCGGCCGGCCGCCCGGTGGGCGTGCTCACCGGCGCCCTGCCGCACTGCCCGGCCGGCTGCCTGCACTGGGGGCTGCTGGCCGGTGACACCTACCTGGACCCGCTGTCGCTCCTCCCGGCCGCCCTGCGCCGAGCGGGCCCCTCCCGGCTGCTGCCGCTGCGCGGGGAAGCGCCGGGCCAGGGCCTGTCGCGTGCATCTGCGCGGGTCGAGGAGCGGGGTCCGGTTGCGTGCCCGTGCGAGGCCGAGGTGGGAGGCGACGCGGTGTGTCGTCGACCGACGAGGCCACGGCAGGCGAGCGCACCGGACCCGCGACGCCGCGAAGATCCGAACGACGGGCCCTAG
- the lepB gene encoding signal peptidase I codes for MSGSTSTVGGAIRRDGAMAGSRLGRTLSGLAVALGCVLFLGGFVWAAVAYRPYTVPTDSMKPTVNPGAKVLAQRVSGADVHRGDVVVFEDQLWGDVPMVKRVVGVGGDVVACCDKQGHLTVNGKAVDEDYLRGHGPASQENFRSAVPRGELFLLGDNRDVSLDSRVHLEDTEKGSVPASGVRARVAATAWPLGRAGMLPRTAAFAGLAGAAAGPSPQGPLKWLVFSVIAGAVLILGGAAYGPLAGAARRRR; via the coding sequence ATGAGCGGTTCCACCAGTACCGTCGGCGGTGCGATACGCAGGGACGGCGCCATGGCCGGCAGCCGGTTGGGACGCACCCTGTCCGGACTGGCCGTGGCGCTGGGCTGTGTGCTGTTCCTCGGTGGGTTCGTCTGGGCGGCCGTGGCCTACCGGCCGTACACCGTGCCGACCGACTCCATGAAGCCCACCGTGAACCCCGGGGCCAAGGTGCTGGCCCAGCGGGTCTCGGGCGCCGACGTGCACCGGGGCGACGTGGTGGTCTTCGAGGACCAGCTGTGGGGCGATGTACCCATGGTCAAGCGGGTCGTCGGCGTCGGCGGCGACGTGGTGGCCTGCTGCGACAAGCAGGGGCACCTGACCGTGAACGGCAAGGCGGTCGACGAGGACTACCTGCGCGGCCACGGGCCCGCCTCGCAGGAGAACTTCCGGTCCGCCGTGCCCCGGGGCGAGCTGTTCCTCCTCGGCGACAACCGGGACGTCTCGCTGGACTCCCGGGTGCATCTGGAGGACACCGAGAAGGGCTCGGTGCCCGCGAGCGGCGTCAGAGCCCGGGTGGCCGCGACGGCGTGGCCGCTGGGGCGCGCCGGCATGCTGCCGCGGACCGCGGCGTTCGCGGGGCTCGCCGGGGCCGCCGCCGGACCGTCGCCGCAGGGGCCGCTGAAGTGGCTGGTCTTCTCGGTGATCGCCGGGGCGGTGCTGATCCTGGGCGGGGCGGCGTACGGGCCGCTGGCCGGAGCGGCGAGGCGGCGGCGGTGA
- a CDS encoding YifB family Mg chelatase-like AAA ATPase, which produces MGFARTCSVALLGVEGVVVEVQADLEPGVAAFALVGLPDKSLTESRDRVRAAIVNSGETWPQKKLTVGLSPASVPKGGSGFDLAVACAVLAANDRIAPKSIADLMMIGELGLDGRVRPVRGVLPAVLAAADAGYRHVVVPERTAAEAALVPGMAVLGVRSLRQLVAVLNDEPVPEEDEEGADSAGRPDPMLAGLTVPGGGVGTGLAIAFGGTARVGAATGSGPAGSGLAVPGVPDLADVAGQRVARLALEVAAAGGHHLYLKGPPGAGKTMLAERLPGILPPLSRQESLEVTAVHSVAGILPPGRPLVDSPPYCAPHHSATMPSLVGGGSGLPRPGAVSLAHRGVLFLDEAPEFSGQALDALRQPLEAGHVVVARAAGVMRLPARFMLVLAANPCPCGRYSTLGGCDCSPGAVRRYQSRLSGPLLDRLDLRVEVEAVSRSDLVGGGRAESSAVVAARVLEARGRAAARYAETPWRANSEVPGHELRTRWHVAPGALLTAEREMERGTLTARGLDRVLRVAWTLADLAAHPRPDPTDVLQALQLRTGVNRGAVLAST; this is translated from the coding sequence ATGGGATTCGCCCGTACGTGCTCGGTCGCGCTGCTCGGCGTCGAAGGGGTCGTGGTCGAGGTCCAGGCCGACCTCGAACCCGGGGTGGCCGCCTTCGCCCTCGTCGGCCTGCCTGACAAGAGTCTCACCGAGAGCCGTGACCGGGTCCGCGCCGCCATCGTCAACAGCGGCGAGACCTGGCCGCAGAAGAAACTCACCGTCGGACTCAGCCCGGCTTCGGTCCCCAAGGGCGGCTCGGGGTTCGATCTCGCCGTCGCGTGCGCCGTACTCGCCGCCAACGACCGGATCGCGCCGAAATCCATCGCCGATCTGATGATGATCGGAGAGCTGGGCCTCGACGGCCGGGTCCGCCCGGTGCGCGGGGTGCTGCCCGCGGTGCTCGCCGCCGCCGACGCGGGCTACCGGCATGTCGTGGTGCCCGAGCGGACGGCGGCGGAGGCCGCCCTGGTCCCCGGTATGGCGGTGCTCGGCGTCCGCAGCCTGCGGCAACTGGTGGCGGTGCTCAACGACGAGCCGGTCCCGGAGGAGGACGAGGAAGGGGCCGACTCCGCCGGGCGGCCCGACCCGATGCTGGCCGGACTGACCGTGCCCGGCGGGGGAGTGGGGACCGGGCTCGCCATCGCTTTCGGCGGCACGGCCAGGGTCGGCGCGGCGACGGGCTCGGGGCCCGCGGGTTCCGGGCTCGCCGTCCCCGGCGTCCCCGACCTGGCCGATGTGGCCGGACAGCGGGTGGCCAGACTCGCCCTGGAGGTCGCCGCCGCCGGAGGCCACCACCTCTACCTCAAGGGGCCGCCGGGAGCCGGGAAGACCATGCTCGCCGAACGGCTGCCCGGCATCCTCCCGCCGCTCAGCCGGCAGGAGTCCCTGGAGGTCACCGCCGTCCACTCGGTGGCCGGCATCCTGCCCCCGGGCCGCCCGCTGGTCGACTCGCCGCCCTACTGCGCCCCGCACCACTCCGCCACCATGCCGTCCCTGGTCGGCGGCGGAAGCGGCCTGCCACGGCCGGGAGCGGTGTCCCTGGCCCACCGCGGGGTTCTCTTTCTGGACGAAGCGCCGGAATTCAGCGGGCAGGCGCTCGACGCCCTGCGGCAACCGCTGGAGGCCGGGCACGTCGTCGTCGCCCGCGCGGCCGGCGTGATGCGGCTGCCCGCCCGGTTCATGCTGGTGCTCGCCGCCAACCCCTGTCCCTGCGGGCGGTACTCGACGCTGGGCGGCTGTGACTGCTCGCCCGGCGCGGTGCGCCGCTACCAGTCCCGGCTCTCCGGGCCGCTGTTGGACCGGCTGGACCTGCGGGTCGAGGTCGAGGCGGTCAGCCGCAGCGACCTCGTCGGCGGCGGCAGGGCCGAGTCGTCGGCGGTCGTCGCCGCCAGGGTCCTGGAAGCCAGGGGCCGCGCCGCCGCCCGGTACGCCGAGACCCCCTGGCGGGCCAACAGCGAGGTGCCCGGCCACGAACTGCGTACCCGCTGGCACGTGGCCCCCGGCGCCCTGCTCACCGCGGAACGGGAGATGGAGCGCGGCACCCTCACCGCCCGCGGCCTGGACCGGGTGCTCCGCGTCGCCTGGACCCTCGCCGACCTCGCTGCCCATCCCCGCCCCGACCCCACCGACGTCCTCCAGGCCCTCCAACTGCGTACCGGCGTCAACCGCGGCGCGGTACTGGCGAGCACGTGA
- the whiG gene encoding RNA polymerase sigma factor WhiG, whose translation MPQHTPGSQRATAATAAPTATRPAAPTSLDALWRTYKSTGDARLREQLILHYSPLVKYVAGRVSVGLPANVEQADFVSSGVFGLIDAIEKFDPERAIKFETYAITRIRGAMIDELRALDWIPRSVRQKARAVERAYATLEAKLRRTPSEPEVAAEMGVGLEELHGVFSALSLANVVALEELLHVGDGGGRLSLVDTLEDTGADDPVEVAEDRELRRLLARAVNTLPEREKTVVTLYYYEGLTLAEIGQVLGVTESRVSQIHTKSVLQLRAKLADVGR comes from the coding sequence ATGCCCCAGCACACCCCCGGGTCGCAGCGGGCGACGGCAGCGACCGCCGCCCCCACGGCCACCCGGCCCGCCGCCCCCACCTCGCTCGACGCGTTGTGGCGGACCTACAAGTCCACGGGGGACGCAAGGCTGCGGGAACAACTGATCCTGCACTACTCGCCGCTGGTGAAGTACGTGGCGGGACGGGTCAGCGTCGGGCTGCCGGCCAACGTCGAACAGGCCGACTTCGTGTCCTCCGGAGTCTTCGGACTCATCGACGCCATCGAGAAGTTCGACCCCGAGCGCGCCATCAAGTTCGAGACCTACGCGATCACCCGCATCCGCGGCGCCATGATCGACGAACTGCGCGCGCTGGACTGGATCCCCCGCTCCGTCCGGCAGAAGGCCCGCGCGGTCGAACGCGCCTACGCCACGCTCGAAGCGAAGCTGCGCCGCACACCCAGCGAACCCGAGGTCGCCGCCGAGATGGGCGTCGGGCTGGAGGAACTGCACGGTGTCTTCAGCGCGCTCTCGCTCGCCAACGTGGTCGCGCTGGAGGAACTGCTGCACGTCGGCGACGGCGGCGGCCGGCTCAGCCTGGTGGACACCCTCGAGGACACCGGCGCCGACGACCCCGTCGAGGTCGCCGAGGACCGCGAACTACGCCGGCTGCTCGCCCGCGCGGTGAACACCCTGCCCGAGCGCGAGAAGACCGTCGTCACCCTCTACTACTACGAGGGGCTCACGCTCGCCGAGATCGGACAGGTACTGGGCGTCACCGAGAGCCGGGTCAGCCAGATCCACACCAAGTCGGTTCTTCAACTCAGGGCAAAGCTGGCCGACGTGGGCCGGTGA
- the rpsB gene encoding 30S ribosomal protein S2 — MAVVTMRELLESGVHFGHQTRRWNPKMKRFIFTERNGIYIIDLLQSLSYIDRAYEFVKETVAHGGSIMFVGTKKQAQEAIAEQASRVGMPYVNQRWLGGMLTNFSTVYKRLQRLKELEEIDFEDVAASGLTKKELLVLSREKDKLEKTLGGIREMQKVPSAVWIVDTKKEHIAVGEARKLRIPVVAILDTNCDPDEVDYKIPGNDDAIRSVTLLTRVIADAVAEGLIARSGAALNDKKVEGVAEPLAEWERDLLEGEKKADDGETAAAGTAEADAPVADAPVETPAAEAPAVEAAAETPAAQDDAEQA, encoded by the coding sequence ATGGCCGTCGTCACGATGCGGGAGCTGCTGGAGAGCGGCGTCCACTTCGGGCACCAGACCCGCCGCTGGAACCCGAAGATGAAGCGCTTCATCTTCACCGAGCGCAACGGCATCTACATCATCGACCTGCTCCAGTCGCTGTCGTACATCGACCGCGCTTACGAGTTCGTCAAGGAGACCGTCGCGCACGGCGGTTCCATCATGTTCGTCGGTACCAAGAAGCAGGCGCAGGAGGCCATCGCGGAGCAGGCGTCCCGCGTCGGCATGCCCTACGTCAACCAGCGCTGGCTGGGCGGCATGCTCACCAACTTCTCGACCGTCTACAAGCGCCTGCAGCGCCTCAAGGAGCTTGAGGAGATCGACTTCGAGGACGTGGCCGCCTCCGGCCTCACCAAGAAGGAGCTGCTGGTCCTCTCCCGCGAGAAGGACAAGCTGGAGAAGACCCTCGGCGGCATCCGCGAGATGCAGAAGGTTCCCAGCGCCGTCTGGATCGTGGACACCAAGAAGGAGCACATCGCGGTCGGTGAGGCGCGCAAGCTCCGTATCCCGGTCGTCGCGATCCTGGACACCAACTGCGACCCTGACGAGGTCGACTACAAGATCCCCGGCAACGACGACGCGATCCGCTCCGTCACGCTGCTCACCCGGGTGATCGCCGACGCCGTCGCCGAGGGCCTCATCGCCCGCTCCGGCGCCGCGCTGAACGACAAGAAGGTCGAAGGCGTCGCCGAGCCGCTCGCCGAATGGGAGCGGGACCTCCTTGAGGGCGAGAAGAAGGCGGACGACGGCGAGACCGCCGCCGCTGGGACCGCCGAGGCCGACGCCCCGGTTGCCGACGCCCCCGTCGAGACCCCGGCCGCCGAGGCTCCTGCCGTCGAGGCCGCCGCCGAGACCCCTGCCGCCCAGGACGACGCCGAGCAGGCCTGA
- a CDS encoding TetR/AcrR family transcriptional regulator — translation MPRIRAASVAEHRTMQRRALLDAARALLSEGGTEALTFPALAERTGLARSSVYEYFRSRAAVVEELCAVDFPVWTAEVEAAMAAEDTPEARIEAYVRAQLNLVGDRRHRAVVAISAGELDAGAREKIRAAHGGLIAMVVTALADLGHPEPRLIAMLLQGTVDAAVRRIELGAAEDPERIIDAAVGVALHGVSR, via the coding sequence ATGCCCAGGATTCGAGCGGCCTCGGTGGCCGAGCACCGGACGATGCAGCGCCGTGCCCTGCTGGACGCCGCACGGGCGCTGCTGTCCGAGGGCGGCACCGAAGCCCTGACCTTCCCCGCCCTGGCCGAGCGCACCGGGCTGGCACGTTCCTCGGTCTACGAGTACTTCCGCTCCCGCGCGGCGGTCGTCGAGGAACTGTGCGCCGTCGACTTCCCGGTCTGGACCGCCGAGGTCGAGGCCGCCATGGCCGCCGAGGACACCCCCGAGGCCCGGATCGAGGCATACGTCCGCGCCCAGCTCAACCTGGTCGGCGACCGCAGGCACCGCGCGGTCGTCGCCATCTCGGCCGGGGAGCTGGACGCCGGCGCCCGGGAGAAGATCCGAGCCGCGCACGGCGGCCTGATCGCCATGGTAGTCACCGCTCTCGCTGACCTCGGCCACCCCGAACCCCGCCTGATCGCCATGCTGCTTCAGGGCACCGTCGACGCCGCGGTCCGCCGCATCGAACTCGGCGCCGCCGAGGACCCCGAGCGCATCATCGACGCCGCGGTCGGCGTCGCGCTCCACGGTGTGTCCCGCTAG
- the tsf gene encoding translation elongation factor Ts — protein sequence MANFTAADVKKLRELTAAGMMDCKNALTEAEGDLDKAVEILRVKGQKGVTKREGRSASNGAVVSLIAPDNTEGVLVELKCETDFVAKGDKFVALANAIAEHVAASKPAGIEALLGSEIKDGQTVQAFVDEANATLGEKIVLDRFAQFSGGYVASYLHRTSPDLPPQVGVLVELDKEDAQTAKDIAQHIAAFAPTFLSRDEIDAQTVENERRVAEATAREEGKPDAALPRIVEGRLNGFFKENVVVEQAFAKDAKKTVQKVLDEAGVKLQRFARFRVGV from the coding sequence ATGGCGAACTTCACCGCCGCCGACGTCAAGAAGCTCCGCGAGCTCACCGCCGCGGGCATGATGGACTGCAAGAACGCCCTCACCGAGGCCGAAGGCGACCTGGACAAGGCCGTCGAGATCCTCCGCGTCAAGGGCCAGAAGGGCGTCACCAAGCGCGAGGGCCGCTCGGCCTCCAACGGCGCCGTCGTCTCCCTGATCGCCCCCGACAACACCGAGGGCGTCCTGGTCGAGCTCAAGTGCGAGACCGACTTCGTCGCGAAGGGCGACAAGTTCGTCGCCCTCGCCAACGCCATCGCCGAGCACGTCGCCGCCAGCAAGCCGGCCGGTATCGAGGCGCTGCTCGGCTCCGAAATCAAGGACGGCCAGACCGTCCAGGCCTTCGTGGACGAGGCCAACGCGACTCTCGGCGAGAAGATCGTGCTCGACCGCTTCGCCCAGTTCAGCGGCGGCTACGTCGCCTCCTACCTGCACCGCACCAGCCCGGACCTGCCCCCGCAGGTCGGCGTGCTGGTCGAGCTGGACAAGGAGGACGCCCAGACCGCCAAGGACATCGCCCAGCACATCGCCGCGTTCGCGCCGACGTTCCTGAGCCGCGACGAGATCGACGCCCAGACGGTGGAGAACGAGCGCCGGGTCGCCGAGGCCACCGCCCGCGAGGAGGGCAAGCCCGACGCCGCCCTGCCGCGGATCGTCGAAGGTCGGCTGAACGGCTTCTTCAAGGAAAACGTCGTCGTGGAGCAGGCGTTCGCCAAGGACGCCAAGAAGACCGTCCAGAAGGTCCTGGACGAGGCCGGCGTCAAGCTCCAGCGCTTCGCCCGCTTCCGCGTCGGCGTCTGA
- the dprA gene encoding DNA-processing protein DprA codes for MGGAVEAELRRLYRVRRPGRSGEPGEADGFGERGQPGEGEALGYAVPWQERVARVALTRIAEPGDEVMGRALRDRGAEEALLAVRAGKTLPRAGAVRTEGYAVRAAAADPLADLAAGWAAGARFLCPGDGDWPRQLDDLGLQQPYGLWVRGRPSLRLWALRSVAVVGARACTDYGAHMAVRLGAGLAAAGWTVVSGAAYGIDAAVHRGALSAGGATIGVTAGGIDRPYPPRNARLIADIAEHGLLVGELPPGDHPTRSRFVLRNRVIAALTRGTVVVEARYRSGSLITARRAAALGRVTMGIPGPCTSGLSEGVHELLRGEAAVVTDAAEVAELVGEIGADLAPVRHGPILPRDRLPPATARVLEALPGRGDADPEDVARAAGAATRDTLGRLYELQALGFATCAAGRWTLVRTD; via the coding sequence GTGGGCGGCGCTGTCGAGGCCGAGCTGCGGCGGCTCTACCGGGTCCGGCGGCCCGGGAGGTCCGGAGAGCCGGGAGAGGCCGACGGGTTCGGAGAGCGTGGACAGCCCGGAGAGGGGGAAGCGCTCGGCTACGCCGTGCCGTGGCAGGAGCGGGTGGCCCGGGTGGCGCTGACCAGGATCGCCGAACCCGGGGACGAGGTGATGGGCCGGGCGCTGCGGGACCGCGGAGCGGAGGAGGCACTGCTGGCGGTACGCGCGGGGAAGACGTTGCCCCGCGCGGGAGCGGTCAGGACCGAGGGCTACGCCGTCAGGGCCGCCGCCGCCGACCCGCTCGCCGATCTCGCCGCCGGGTGGGCGGCCGGAGCCCGCTTCCTGTGTCCGGGCGACGGCGACTGGCCCCGGCAGCTCGACGACCTCGGCCTCCAACAGCCGTACGGCCTGTGGGTGCGCGGCCGGCCCTCGCTGCGGCTGTGGGCGCTGCGGTCCGTGGCCGTGGTCGGCGCCCGCGCCTGCACCGACTACGGCGCCCACATGGCCGTCCGGCTCGGGGCCGGACTGGCCGCCGCGGGCTGGACGGTGGTTTCCGGCGCCGCCTACGGCATCGACGCCGCCGTGCACCGCGGCGCCCTCTCCGCGGGCGGGGCCACCATCGGCGTGACGGCCGGCGGCATCGACCGGCCCTATCCGCCGCGCAACGCCCGGCTCATCGCCGACATCGCCGAACACGGCCTGCTGGTCGGCGAGTTGCCGCCGGGTGACCATCCGACCCGGAGCAGGTTCGTGCTGCGCAACCGGGTCATCGCCGCCCTCACCCGCGGCACGGTGGTGGTCGAGGCCCGCTACCGCAGCGGTTCCCTGATCACCGCTCGGCGGGCCGCCGCGCTCGGCCGGGTCACCATGGGCATCCCCGGTCCCTGCACCAGCGGACTGTCCGAGGGGGTGCACGAACTCCTGCGCGGTGAGGCGGCCGTGGTCACCGACGCCGCCGAAGTCGCCGAGCTCGTCGGGGAGATCGGCGCCGACCTCGCCCCGGTCCGGCACGGGCCGATCCTGCCCCGCGACCGGCTGCCCCCGGCGACCGCCCGCGTCCTGGAAGCGCTCCCGGGCCGCGGTGACGCGGACCCCGAGGATGTCGCGCGGGCCGCCGGTGCCGCCACGAGGGACACGCTCGGCCGCCTCTACGAATTGCAGGCCCTCGGCTTCGCCACCTGCGCGGCCGGCCGCTGGACGCTGGTCCGTACCGACTGA
- a CDS encoding YraN family protein translates to MNARGALGRYGEDVATRILEDAGLTVLDRNWRCGRRGEIDILASEGDALVVCEVKTRREGAFQHPMAALTQRKTARLRSLAERWTAEHGGAPPGGVRIDLVGVVLPTRGAARVEHVRGVA, encoded by the coding sequence ATGAACGCACGAGGTGCGCTCGGGCGCTACGGCGAGGACGTGGCGACCCGGATCCTGGAGGACGCGGGACTGACCGTGCTGGACCGCAACTGGCGGTGCGGACGGCGGGGCGAGATCGACATTCTGGCGTCCGAGGGCGACGCTCTGGTGGTGTGCGAGGTGAAGACCCGCCGGGAGGGCGCCTTCCAGCACCCCATGGCCGCGCTCACCCAGCGGAAGACCGCACGGCTGCGCTCGCTCGCCGAACGCTGGACCGCGGAACACGGCGGCGCCCCACCGGGAGGCGTCCGGATCGACCTGGTCGGCGTCGTCCTGCCCACCCGCGGCGCGGCCCGGGTGGAACACGTGCGGGGGGTGGCGTGA
- a CDS encoding DUF2469 domain-containing protein, with product MSAEDLEKYETEMELKLYREYRDVVGLFKYVIETERRFYLTNDYEMQVHSVQGEVFFEVSMADAWVWDMYRPARFVKQVRVLTFKDVNVEELNKADLDLPQDDPGFNG from the coding sequence ATGAGCGCCGAGGACCTCGAAAAATACGAGACCGAGATGGAGCTGAAGCTCTACCGGGAGTACCGCGACGTCGTCGGCCTGTTCAAGTACGTGATCGAGACCGAGCGGCGGTTCTACCTCACCAACGACTACGAGATGCAGGTGCACTCGGTCCAGGGTGAGGTGTTCTTCGAAGTCTCGATGGCGGACGCGTGGGTGTGGGACATGTACCGGCCGGCTCGCTTCGTGAAGCAGGTGCGGGTGCTCACGTTCAAGGACGTGAACGTCGAGGAGCTGAACAAGGCGGACCTGGACCTGCCGCAGGACGACCCGGGGTTCAACGGCTGA
- the frr gene encoding ribosome recycling factor — MIEETLLEAEEKMEKAVIVAKDDLAAIRTGRAHPAMFNKIVAEYYGTVTPINQLASFSVPEPRMAVITPFDSSSLRNIEEAIRNSDLGVNPGNDGRIIRVVFPQLTEERRREYIKVARAKGEDAKISIRSVRRKAKETLDKLVKDGESGEDEVRRAEKELDDTTAKYVAQVDELLKHKEAELLEV; from the coding sequence GTGATTGAAGAGACCCTCCTCGAAGCCGAGGAGAAGATGGAGAAAGCCGTCATTGTCGCCAAGGACGATCTGGCGGCGATCCGGACGGGCCGTGCGCACCCGGCGATGTTCAACAAGATCGTGGCCGAGTACTACGGCACCGTCACCCCGATCAACCAGCTCGCCTCCTTCTCGGTGCCCGAGCCGCGGATGGCGGTGATCACCCCCTTCGACAGCAGCAGCCTGCGCAACATCGAAGAGGCGATCCGCAACTCCGACCTCGGCGTCAACCCGGGCAACGACGGCCGTATCATCCGGGTGGTCTTCCCGCAGCTCACCGAGGAGCGCCGCCGGGAGTACATCAAGGTCGCCAGGGCCAAGGGCGAGGACGCGAAGATCTCCATCCGCAGTGTCCGCCGCAAGGCCAAGGAGACGCTGGACAAGCTGGTCAAGGACGGGGAGTCCGGCGAGGACGAGGTGCGGCGCGCCGAGAAGGAGCTCGACGACACCACCGCCAAGTACGTGGCGCAGGTCGACGAGCTGCTCAAGCACAAGGAAGCGGAGCTGCTGGAGGTCTGA